The DNA sequence AACTCAGGATCGGGTGAATCAGAAGACCTTCAGCCGCGGGCTGATGGTGTTGCTGTCGATCATCGGCGTGATTCTGATCGCCCGGGCGCTGATCCAAGCGCGTTCCTAATGAACTGAATTATAGCGCCGGCGCGTAGAGGTTATTTGGCAGACTCTGAATGTAGTCGATGGTTTCATTGAGCGGGATCACGTCGGCGTATTTCATCGCCATGTCGAACAGATTGATCTTGTGCGAGGCCTGGCCGCGGTCGAAGACGCATTCTTCGACGACCGACACTTTTAGGTTGTAGGAGAAGGCGTCGATGACGCTGGCGCGCACGCAGCCACTGGTGGTGGTTCCCGCGACGATCAGCGTGTCGGCGTGGACCTCATTCAACATGCTCATCAACGGAGTGCCGAAGAACGCGCTGGGTTTCTGCTTGTGCACGACGATGTCACCTCGCTGGGGAGCGATTTCTTCGACGATCTGATTGGCTTTTTCCCACTGCTCGGTCATGTCTTCGGTGGTGCGATTGCTCTTGGCTGCCCAGCCGCCAACGAGAACCGTCGAATTGGCGCGATTCTCTTCCGCCGTGGTGTAGAAAGTCGGCACATGCTTCTTGCGCGCTGCACCGAGCAACTCGCGAATCGCATGGACGCCGTCCCAACCTTCCGCGCCGCAACTGGTGCGGAAGCGTTTCACGGACTCTAAAATCGGCTCGGGTTTGTCGCCGGTAAAATTGTAATTGACGTCGATGATCAGCAGCGCCGGCCGTTGGCCGAAGCCGGCTTTTTTGCCGAAACCGGATAGCGCGAAAACTTCTTTATCGCGCGCGGTTAGAATGTCATCCCAGCTCACCATGATTTATCC is a window from the Deltaproteobacteria bacterium genome containing:
- a CDS encoding isochorismatase family protein; this translates as MVSWDDILTARDKEVFALSGFGKKAGFGQRPALLIIDVNYNFTGDKPEPILESVKRFRTSCGAEGWDGVHAIRELLGAARKKHVPTFYTTAEENRANSTVLVGGWAAKSNRTTEDMTEQWEKANQIVEEIAPQRGDIVVHKQKPSAFFGTPLMSMLNEVHADTLIVAGTTTSGCVRASVIDAFSYNLKVSVVEECVFDRGQASHKINLFDMAMKYADVIPLNETIDYIQSLPNNLYAPAL